caccccGGGGGTCCCTTACCCATGGAAGGCTTGCCCTCCTGGTGGTTCAAGCTGTTGGCGTCCGCTTTGGGCTCCTCGCCGGCCTCGCCGGGGCTGGTGACGCCGGGAATATTGGGGAGGTGACAAGGCGGGGTCTTGGCCATGGGGGAGTTGCGGCGGTCCAGCAGGAACTTGCGGTCGTAGATGATCCGGGTGCCTGGGGGGAGGACGGGAGCAGAATGGGGGAATCCGGTTCGGCAGCGCTTGTTTGCCGAAGGAGTTTCCCGCCGGGACGGGCGCCCCGGCCAAGGTTCTCCGCCACAGACCGacggggagggctggggggtgCGCGCCGCCGCTCTGCCCGCTCTTATCTGGGCACAACAGGCGATAATTCGGCGCTGGCCAAACACCCCGGCGGCAACCGGGTCCCGGCTGCCCCGGGGCGCTCAACGCTGTCCCGAGCAGAGGGCTGGCAAACTCACGGCAGGGGTGGGAACGCGTCCCGGGGATGCCGATGGAAGCGGCGCCCCGAAACACCACGTGTCGCTCTGCGCCGCA
Above is a genomic segment from Serinus canaria isolate serCan28SL12 chromosome 6, serCan2020, whole genome shotgun sequence containing:
- the EIF4EBP2 gene encoding eukaryotic translation initiation factor 4E-binding protein 2, whose protein sequence is MSSAGGRQPSQSRAIPTRTVTISDAAQLPADYCTTPGGTLFSTTPGGTRIIYDRKFLLDRRNSPMAKTPPCHLPNIPGVTSPGEAGEEPKADANSLNHQEGKPSMGDDAQFEMDI